In a single window of the Coffea eugenioides isolate CCC68of chromosome 3, Ceug_1.0, whole genome shotgun sequence genome:
- the LOC113766352 gene encoding uncharacterized protein LOC113766352 has translation MRVFKWSPAFHVDKEPSVVPVWFQLPKLPLHYFQKEAIFQISSVLGIPLFVDAATSAVARPSLARVCVEIDLLQPRPSRIWIGNGNYDGFWQDLVPENIPKYCPHCFRQGHGVDDCHVRNPALQPPKVEGQRRDRQPMAAEGGPRQREEATQEGDFSEGPVVVMEAAQGGGSAEGSAVAKEVVQGGGKSEGPAVAKEAAQGGANEEGPAVAKESQGVWIEVGVERVANGAVGQNQGIGHQMPLINEVIGEGSEAPGGEPMKSIDMQAHARRNEQESEPGLEQVRSGREVEQQGVASDSCEEEFEDDFHTMAGSLSPRLVFVREREAVSTLDALNIEEYTGQDKSGKKAKGGVSKLPNLRRLKSIIKEKGVQFVAISEPKLEASRVEDIRLKLAFDFAHVNDLGDLWILYKYPFNCSVLGNSTQHISLMVSHPWLPGSMIFSFVHAACTEEGRRELWANLLLDKPQALPWCIGGDFNVIVEASEKKGGRPFAVSEGVDFLAFMQDAEVFDAGCSGSSFSWCNNRRGRARIWKRLDRLLMNGEMAEAVSVISVVHLARHPSDHAPLHVSFASRLDNGARPFRFLNIWTTKPELLDVIRGAWVVDVHGSPLRVLCLKLQATRRAIQLWNKQKFGSVGNAVREAENRLARIEGSVETSRLEEEDPAELNMARADLNRALAVEEQFWRQKARVKWLGCGDRNTRFFHAVVKQRRVQGAIHRVKDSNGSWVDRDEDIAQVAVEYFSNLFSGPVDTGGGDLMHLIPKLVSDEENERLAAIPSMEEIRHLVFSMDGESAAGPDGFTGKFFSFAWEVVAQDVYKAVVSFFCGSHLPKFLTSTSIVLLPKVSNPQDFSNFRPISLCNFCNKLLSKLLVSRMALVLPKLISPQQTGFVKGRSISDNYLLAQELMASIGKKARGGNVALKLDMTKAYDRMSWFHVISMLRAFGFCQQIIDMIWRLISNVWFSIIINGSAQGFFKSSRGLRQGDPLSPVLFVIGSELLSRGLNELASCRNYIGFRVPTGCQAITHLAFADDILVFTNGSSMALQQVKRVIEKYQQSSGQLVNPQKSGYLVHPSISPSRRRVIERLTHFSRQDFPIRYLGFPLYSGRGKAAYFGEVCQSVVARVMSWKSRLLSTGGKLVLIKHVLSTIPVHLLSAAVGFGSVFRQIEQVCARFLWGSSGQVSKFQWISWPQLCLPVDEGGVGIRKLSEVYSAFSCKLWWNLRAGTSLWAEFMRAKYCKGQHPCQVEIKRQDSMTWKRMVNISRQTELSMVWLVKGGSCNFWYDNWLGSGALCLKVPVIPELSFRDFISNGSWDWQRLRLVIPAELIYSFSQQQVPEGKEQDELVWRHTVSGRFSLASAFQEVRRASHYSVLHSRVWHSWLPLKISFFMTRLLLGKLPVTAALGRVGVHLASKCLCCLEGAEETLDHVFSEGDIASEVWEFFGRIGGVSRRGISVRSWLAAWWMAHPRAEEGRFLFGIIPSFICWHIWKGRNRAFFEGVPMSHAKVCHDILQDLEGVAEGKFHQRVGRNVLFQFLGGLATSPQRFYAQAVSWRAPEGGTLILNTDGCAKGNPGASGGGGVLRDSLGLPLFAFSESFGVTTSLRAEVLALATGLRLCRQRGYTDVTIQVDSQVLVGILQRRVQCPWQVRVVVEQIWGLIPDAGQVSHCYREANRVADRLANVGVTRQIQSIITYENFDELPALARGEIRCDRIGIPSIRRRQLKRNTRLG, from the exons ATGCGTGTGTTCAAATGGTCTCCAGCTTTCCATGTGGACAAAGAACCTTCAGTTGTTCCTGTTTGGTTTCAACTTCCCAAACTGCCGCTACATTATTTTCAAAAGGAGGCGATTTTTCAGATTTCTTCGGTCCTCGGTATCCCGTTGTTCGTCGATGCCGCAACTTCGGCTGTGGCAAGGCCAAGTCTTGCTAGGGTTTGCGTCGAAATTGATTTACTCCAGCCACGGCCATCTCGGATCTGGATTGGTAATGGGAACTATGATGGTTTCTGGCAAGATCTGGTCCCAGAAAATATTCCCAAATATTGCCCACATTGTTTTCGGCAGGGTCATGGAGTGGATGACTGCCATGTTCGCAATCCTGCGCTGCAGCCTCCTAAGGTTGAGGGTCAGCGACGTGACAGGCAGCCCATGGCAGCGGAAGGTGGACCTAGGCAGCGTGAGGAGGCAACACAGGAGGGTGATTTTTCGGAGGGGCCTGTTGTGGTCATGGAGGCAGCACAGGGGGGTGGCAGTGCGGAGGGGTCTGCTGTGGCCAAGGAGGTCGTACAGGGGGGTGGCAAATCGGAGGGGCCTGCTGTGGCCAAGGAGGCAGCACAGGGGGGTGCTAATGAGGAGGGGCCTGCTGTGGCCAAGGAGTCACAAGGGGTGTGGATAGAGGTAGGGGTAGAGCGGGTGGCAAATGGAGCAGTGGGTCAGAACCAGGGTATCGGTCATCAGATGCCCCTAATCAATGAGGTCATTGGGGAGGGTTCAGAAGCGCCAGGAGGTGAACCGATGAAATCCATTGACATGCAGGCGCATGCCAGGCGGAATGAGCAGGAATCAGAACCTGGGTTGGAGCAGGTCCGAAGCGGTCGAGAGGTGGAACAGCAGGGCGTGGCGAGTGATAGTTGTGAGGAAGAGTTCGAGGATGATTTTCACACGATGGCAGGTTCTTTATCGCCCAGGTTGGTGTTCGTGCGTGAGAGGGAAGCAGTTAGCACATTGGATGCACTAAACATTGAGGAGTATACTGGGCAGGACAAGTCGGGAAAAAAAGCAAAGGG AGGAGTGTCTAAGCTCCCAAATTTACGGAGATTAAAAAGCATTATTAAAGAGAAGGGTGTTCAGTTTGTGGCAATTTCTGAGCCAAAATTAGAGGCGTCGCGAGTTGAGGATATTAGATTGAaacttgcttttgattttgcaCATGTTAATGATTTGGGAGATTTATGGATTTTATATAAGTACCCTTTCAATTGTTCAGTGTTGGGTAATTCTACTCAGCACATTTCGTTAATGGTATCCCACCCGTGGCTACCGGGCTCTATGATTTTTTCCTTTGTGCATGCTGCGTGTACGGAGGAGGGGCGGAGGGAGCTATGGGCGAACCTCCTGTTGGATAAACCACAGGCATTGCCGTGGTGTATAGGGGGTGATTTCAATGTTATTGTGGAAGCTTCGGAAAAGAAAGGGGGGAGACCTTTTGCGGTGTCGGAGGGGGTGGACTTTTTGGCTTTCATGCAAGATGCAGAGGTTTTTGATGCGGGCTGCTCAGGGTCCAGCTTTTCGTGGTGTAACAATAGGAGGGGGAGAGCCAGGATTTGGAAAAGGCTTGATAGATTACTCATGAATGGGGAGATGGCAGAAGCGGTTTCAGTGATTTCGGTGGTTCATCTTGCACGCCATCCTTCTGATCATGCCCCGTTGCACGTTTCTTTTGCGTCGAGGCTTGACAATGGGGCACGGCCTTTCAGATTTCTAAACATCTGGACTACCAAACCTGAGTTATTGGATGTCATCAGGGGAGCATGGGTTGTTGATGTGCATGGGTCTCCATTACGAGTTTTATGTTTAAAACTCCAGGCAACTCGGAGGGCAATTCAGCTTTGGAATAAGCAGAAATTTGGGTCAGTTGGTAATGCTGTTCGGGAGGCAGAAAACAGGTTAGCAAGGATTGAAGGGTCAGTGGAAACATCTAGGCtggaggaggaggatccggcAGAACTAAATATGGCTCGGGCAGATCTTAACAGAGCCCTGGCAGTGGAGGAACAATTCTGGAGGCAGAAGGCGAGAGTAAAATGGCTGGGGTGTGGGGATCGGAACACCAGATTTTTTCACGCCGTGGTTAAACAAAGGCGGGTGCAAGGGGCGATACATAGGGTGAAGGATTCTAATGGGTCTTGGGTGGACAGGGATGAGGACATTGCACAGGTTGCGGTGGAGTATTTTTCGAATCTCTTTTCAGGGCCGGTGGATACTGGGGGTGGTGATCTAATGCATCTGATTCCTAAGCTGGTTTCAGACGAGGAGAATGAAAGGCTGGCAGCTATACCTAGCATGGAGGAGATTCGGCATTTGGTGTTTTCTATGGATGGGGAAAGTGCTGCGGGGCCTGATGGGTTTACAGGGAAATTTTTCTCCTTTGCATGGGAGGTTGTGGCTCAGGATGTGTACAAAGCGGTAGTGAGTTTTTTCTGTGGGAGTCACCTGCCAAAATTCCTCACCTCCACTTCAATAGTGTTACTGCCTAAGGTGTCGAACCCTcaagatttttcaaattttagaccCATCAGCCTATGCAATTTCTGCAATAAGTTGTTATCAAAGTTATTGGTGAGTCGCATGGCCTTGGTTTTGCCAAAGCTGATATCCCCCCAACAGACGGGGTTTGTCAAGGGCCGAAGCATTTCTGATAACTATCTGCTGGCTCAGGAGCTCATGGCATCTATAGGCAAGAAGGCGCGAGGGGGGAACGTTGCTCTTAAATTGGACATGACTAAGGCGTATGACCGGATGTCGTGGTTCCATGTTATCTCCATGTTACGAGCTTTTGGTTTTTGTCAGCAGATTATTGATATGATTTGGCGCCTGATCTCGAATGTTTGGTTCTCCATTATCATTAATGGGTCTGCACAGGGGTTTTTTAAATCTAGTCGTGGATTACGCCAGGGTGACCCACTGTCGCCTGTGTTGTTCGTCATTGGCTCGGAACTACTCTCGCGAGGTTTGAATGAGCTAGCTAGCTGTCGGAATTATATAGGGTTTAGGGTCCCAACCGGCTGCCAGGCCATTACTCACCTTGCATTTGCTGATGACATACTGGTTTTTACAAATGGGTCTTCAATGGCGCTTCAGCAAGTGAAACGAGTGATTGAGAAGTATCAACAATCTTCTGGTCAGTTGGTCAATCCCCAGAAGAGTGGATATTTGGTACACCCGTCTATTTCCCCGTCACGGAGGAGGGTGATTGAGAGGCTTACTCATTTTTCAAGGCAGGATTTTCCAATACGGTACCTGGGTTTCCCGTTGTACTCAGGAAGGGGTAAGGCAGCGTATTTCGGTGAGGTGTGTCAGTCGGTTGTGGCTAGGGTGATGTCTTGGAAGTCAAGGTTGTTATCCACAGGGGGAAAGTTAGTCTTGATAAAGCATGTGCTCTCGACAATTCCTGTCCATTTGTTGTCGGCCGCGGTGGGTTTCGGTTCGGTGTTCAGGCAAATTGAGCAGGTATGTGCAAGGTTCCTTTGGGGGTCGTCAGGACAGGTGTCAAAATTCCAATGGATAAGTTGGCCTCAATTGTGTCTCCCCGTTGATGAGGGAGGTGTGGGAATCCGAAAACTTAGTGAGGTTTACTCGGCTTTCTCTTGTAAGTTGTGGTGGAACTTACGGGCAGGCACATCTCTCTGGGCTGAGTTCATGCGGGCGAAGTATTGCAAGGGGCAGCATCCGTGTCAGGTGGAGATAAAAAGGCAGGATTCGATGACTTGGAAAAGAATGGTGAACATCAGTCGGCAGACGGAATTATCCATGGTCTGGTTGGTAAAAGGGGGTTCATGTAACTTTTGGTATGATAACTGGTTAGGGAGTGGAGCTTTGTGTCTTAAAGTTCCGGTTATTCCAGAGTTATCGTTTCGGGATTTCATTTCGAATGGGTCCTGGGATTGGCAAAGGCTTAGATTAGTAATCCCGGCTGAGCTGATTTACTCATTTTCCCAACAACAGGTTCCGGAGGGGAAAGAGCAGGATGAGCTGGTTTGGCGTCACACGGTGTCAGGAAGGTTTTCTCTAGCGTCTGCTTTTCAGGAGGTTCGTCGCGCAAGTCATTATTCCGTTCTGCACTCTCGGGTATGGCATTCTTGGCTTCCGCTCAAGATATCTTTCTTCATGACACGATTGCTTTTGGGGAAATTACCGGTGACGGCCGCCTTGGGAAGGGTAGGGGTTCATTTGGCTTCAAAGTGTCTTTGTTGTTTGGAGGGGGCGGAGGAGACACTTGATCACGTCTTCTCAGAGGGGGATATTGCGAGTGAAGTTTGGGAGTTTTTTGGTAGGATTGGGGGGGTGTCACGGCGGGGGATTTCTGTTCGGTCTTGGCTTGCGGCTTGGTGGATGGCGCATCCAAGGGCGGAGGAGGGTCGTTTTCTGTTTGGAATTATTCCTAGTTTTATTTGCTGGCACATCTGGAAGGGGCGTAATAGGGCATTTTTTGAGGGGGTTCCGATGAGTCATGCAAAGGTTTGCCATGACATCCTTCAGGATCTGGAAGGGGTGGCCGAAGGAAAATTTCATCAACGTGTGGGGAGGAACGTTCTATTTCAGTTTCTGGGGGGACTAGCAACCTCGCCCCAGAGATTTTATGCTCAAGCGGTAAGCTGGCGGGCGCCTGAGGGGGGAACGCTGATTTTGAACACTGATGGTTGCGCGAAAGGAAATCCTGGAGCTAGTGGTGGTGGGGGGGTGTTACGAGATTCATTAGGGCTGCCGCTTTTTGCGTTCTCGGAATCTTTCGGGGTAACAACGAGTCTACGGGCAGAAGTTCTGGCCCTGGCAACGGGCCTCCGTCTTTGCAGGCAGAGGGGATATACAGATGTTACCATTCAGGTGGACTCTCAGGTGCTGGTAGGGATTCTGCAGAGAAGGGTCCAGTGTCCATGGCAGGTTCGTGTTGTGGTCGAACAGATTTGGGGTTTGATCCCGGACGCAGGCCAGGTCTCGCATTGTTATAGGGAGGCAAACAGGGTGGCTGATAGGCTGGCAAACGTGGGCGTTACTCGACAGATACAGAGCATTATCACTTACGAGAATTTTGATGAATTACCAGCTTTGGCGCGTGGTGAAATTCGTTGTGATAGGATAGGAATACCGTCCATTAGGCGACGGCAGTTAAAGCGGAACACTAGGCTAGGCTAG